One window of Diabrotica undecimpunctata isolate CICGRU chromosome 8, icDiaUnde3, whole genome shotgun sequence genomic DNA carries:
- the LOC140447486 gene encoding RWD domain-containing protein 2A translates to MTKISSDQLKSNLEIQLSELEILESLLYNPGELKVEDVCTLSDIRDYVNDKTTISPPYLDLTVNIIQDNAKFELCITLPHEYPNVEPELFVRNHKFDRHQHVKINKDLCDFMACQEKGEPCIFSAISWIKDNAEEYIQVEQEQPQKKDVRDEKFVRHWIYSHHIYSKTKRRELVELANQLELTGFCMPGKPGIICIEGAAADVQECWQSIKSMSWKKIFCKVVEDDKEEKGRKFLKFDKFEEVVFQNNGIKYNHMDMGELHHYLEDHSVGYIFKDIFGVEARSSTSS, encoded by the exons CCTGTATAACCCCGGAGAACTTAAAGTCGAAGATGTCTGTACTTTATCCGACATAAGAGACTACGTGAATGACAAAACAACCATTTCGCCACCATATCTCGACCTTACTGTCAATATCATTCAAGATAACGCAAAGTTTGAGCTTTGTATCACCCTTCCTCATGAATACCCCAACGTAGAACCCGAATTATTCGTGAGAAATCACAAATTCGACCGGCACCAACATGTTAAAATTAACAAAGACTTGTGCGACTTTATGGCTTGTCAAGAAAAAGGAGAACCTTGTATATTTTCTGCGATCTCTTGGATAAAGGACAACGCTGAAGAGTATATTCAGGTGGAACAGGAGCAGCCTCAAAAGAAAGATGTCAGGGATGAGAAATTTGTGAGACACTGGATTTATTCACATCACATTTATAGCAAGACGAAGAGGAGGGAGTTGGTGGAGTTGGCGAATCAGCTAGAGTTAACTGGATTTTGTATGCCAG GAAAGCCTGGTATCATTTGTATCGAAGGAGCGGCCGCAGACGTCCAAGAATGCTGGCAGTCCATTAAATCTATGAGCTGgaaaaaaatcttctgtaaagtTGTCGAGGACGATAAAGAAGAAAAAGGtcgcaaatttttaaaattcgaCAAATTCGAAGAAGTCGTTTTTCAGAACAATGGAATCAAGTATAATCACATGGATATGGGTGAGCTGCATCATTACCTAGAAGACCATAGTGTCGGTTATATATTTAAAGATATTTTCGGGGTGGAAGCGAGATCGAGTACTAGTTCTTAA